A genomic region of Streptomyces rimosus contains the following coding sequences:
- the ctaD gene encoding aa3-type cytochrome oxidase subunit I — protein MGTDTVAASPEPVRARRPGAVLVDWLTTTDHKKIGHLYLITAFGFFLVGGLLALLMRAELARPGLQILTNEEFNQAFTMHGTIMLLLFATPAFAGFANEIMPLQIGSPDVAFPRLNMLSYWLFLFGGLIVLASLLTPTGGAEFGWTAYAPLNSMGRSPGIGADMWIMGLALSGFGTILGSVNFLTTIIGMRAPGMTMFRMPVFTWNVLFTSILVLIAFPVLAASLLVLEADRRFGSVVFEGQWGGSLLWQHLFWFFGHPEVYIIALPFFGIITEIIPVFSRKPIFGYVMLIGATMAITGLSVVVWAHHMFATGAVLLPFFSFMSFLIAVPTGVKFFNWIGTMWHGSLSFETPMLWATGFLVSFLFGGLTGVILASPPLDFQVTDTYFVVAHFHYVVFGTVVFAMFAGFYFWWPKFTGRMLDERLGKLHFWTLFIGFHTTFLVQHWLGVAGMPRRISDYLAADGFTALNTLSTVGAFLLGLSTLPFLYNVWKTTKYGTKVETDDPWGFGRSLEWATSCPPPRHNFLTIPRIRSESPAFDLHHPEIVRLTPPDAPAPEDSPRETEAEPGPGPGTAGP, from the coding sequence ATGGGTACGGACACCGTGGCGGCGAGCCCGGAACCGGTACGGGCCCGACGGCCCGGCGCAGTGCTGGTGGACTGGCTGACCACCACCGACCACAAGAAGATCGGCCATCTCTACCTGATCACCGCGTTCGGCTTCTTCCTGGTCGGCGGTCTGCTGGCGCTGCTGATGCGCGCCGAACTGGCCCGTCCCGGGCTGCAGATCCTGACGAACGAGGAGTTCAACCAGGCGTTCACCATGCACGGCACGATCATGCTGCTGCTGTTCGCCACCCCGGCCTTCGCGGGCTTCGCCAACGAGATCATGCCGTTGCAGATCGGCTCGCCGGATGTGGCCTTCCCCCGGCTGAACATGCTCTCGTACTGGCTGTTCCTCTTCGGCGGCCTGATCGTGCTGGCCAGCCTGCTGACACCGACGGGCGGCGCGGAGTTCGGCTGGACCGCCTACGCCCCGCTGAATTCGATGGGCCGCTCCCCCGGTATCGGCGCCGATATGTGGATCATGGGCCTGGCCCTGTCCGGCTTCGGCACCATCCTCGGCTCGGTCAACTTCCTCACCACCATCATCGGGATGCGCGCGCCCGGCATGACGATGTTCCGGATGCCGGTGTTCACCTGGAACGTGCTGTTCACCTCGATCCTCGTGCTGATCGCCTTCCCGGTGCTGGCGGCCTCGCTGCTGGTGCTGGAGGCGGACCGGCGCTTCGGCTCGGTGGTCTTCGAGGGCCAGTGGGGCGGCTCGCTGCTGTGGCAGCACCTGTTCTGGTTCTTCGGGCACCCCGAGGTCTACATCATCGCGCTGCCGTTCTTCGGCATCATCACCGAGATCATCCCGGTCTTCTCGCGCAAGCCCATCTTCGGCTACGTGATGCTGATCGGCGCGACCATGGCGATCACCGGGCTGTCGGTGGTGGTGTGGGCGCACCACATGTTCGCCACCGGCGCGGTGCTGCTGCCGTTCTTCTCGTTCATGTCGTTTTTGATCGCGGTGCCGACCGGGGTGAAGTTCTTCAACTGGATCGGCACGATGTGGCACGGCTCGCTGTCCTTCGAGACACCGATGCTGTGGGCCACCGGCTTCCTGGTGAGCTTCCTGTTCGGCGGGCTGACCGGCGTGATCCTGGCCTCGCCGCCGCTGGACTTCCAGGTCACCGACACCTACTTCGTCGTCGCCCACTTCCACTACGTCGTCTTCGGCACGGTCGTCTTCGCGATGTTCGCCGGCTTCTACTTCTGGTGGCCGAAGTTCACCGGGAGGATGCTCGACGAGCGGCTGGGCAAGCTGCACTTCTGGACGCTGTTCATCGGCTTCCACACCACCTTCCTCGTCCAGCACTGGCTGGGCGTGGCGGGCATGCCGCGCCGGATCTCCGACTACCTGGCTGCCGACGGCTTCACCGCGCTGAATACCCTCTCGACCGTCGGCGCCTTCCTGCTCGGCCTGTCCACGCTGCCGTTCCTCTACAACGTCTGGAAGACGACGAAGTACGGCACGAAGGTCGAGACGGACGACCCCTGGGGCTTCGGCCGTTCGCTGGAGTGGGCGACCTCCTGTCCCCCGCCGCGCCACAACTTCCTGACCATTCCGCGCATCCGCTCGGAGTCGCCCGCCTTCGACCTGCACCATCCGGAGATCGTCCGGCTCACTCCGCCGGACGCGCCGGCGCCGGAAGATTCCCCGCGGGAGACGGAGGCGGAGCCGGGCCCAGGGCCCGGGACAGCCGGTCCCTGA
- a CDS encoding ABC transporter permease subunit, with translation MSSLSYDLTLAGLAVGSAAALTGIGLIVTYRATGVLNFAHGAVAMVCAYVLRQLAVGWNWPLPLAAAVTLLLVAPGTGLALDRAVFRPLAVSGAGPARTLVASLGVFVLLVGGAGLLWGPGARADAPALLPDDPWVQLGTAVTLAAGVAAVTRWTRFGREVRAVVDNRPLAVLGGIDADRVAAAGWAFGSFTAGLTGILLAPLLRLDPYGLPLLVMEVMAVAVAAGLRSLPVAVAVALGIGVAQSQLTRLHPGGSLEPLVQAVGANLFVVALLVAAPALRGLGSARTGPAASDGAAPRTGPLPDHDGRAWLVCGILFLLPLGFAGGDLRTAVQVPALGVVLLSLVVVTGRGGQISLGQAAYAGLGALFTALLAAGRFPGVPAVPGLLALLLAVLLTAPLGLLTGRPALRGHGLATALATLAFGVAVSRFVFDQPYATAGLTLDRPAGFTADRAYYVLELALLGLALLAVAALRRGRTGRALAAMRDHEPGAAAAGVPVPALKLAAFVVGAALAALGGGMLGMALRTFDATSYDPVRGLLWFAAVVVLGADSLLGALTAAVLLVGLDAGAAGGAAAAVIGVLAVLAGRLPHGPYAALRDAAARLFAVPEVRLTPLGARVRERLAVAREPVRTSADGRTSEHRTPEPRASAPHRPLPRTAPSPVSPAPAGRLTARAVRARYDGFTALDGVDLTVAPGRITALIGPNGAGKSTLFHCLCGTLRPAGGRVLLDGADITRRSAHARARLGLARTFQQLAVFEGLNVTENVRVGAEQSGVPDPAAATTRALDLLSLDGPLRTAPVAGLDTGTLRRVELARAVAGRPRTLLLDEPAAGLDSAEVAALADVLRTLAADGTALLVVEHDLDLVAGLADTVYAMAAGRIVARGPAHQVLAERGRSAGLAEPGA, from the coding sequence GTGAGCTCGCTCTCGTACGACCTCACCCTGGCGGGCCTCGCGGTGGGCAGCGCCGCCGCGCTCACCGGCATCGGACTGATCGTCACCTACCGGGCCACCGGCGTGCTGAACTTCGCGCACGGCGCGGTCGCCATGGTGTGCGCCTACGTCCTGCGGCAGCTGGCGGTCGGCTGGAACTGGCCGCTGCCGCTCGCCGCCGCCGTCACCCTCCTCCTCGTCGCGCCCGGCACCGGGCTCGCGCTGGACCGGGCCGTCTTCCGCCCGCTGGCCGTCAGCGGCGCCGGACCGGCCCGCACCCTGGTCGCCTCGCTCGGCGTCTTCGTCCTCCTGGTCGGCGGGGCGGGCCTGCTGTGGGGGCCCGGGGCGCGCGCGGACGCGCCCGCGCTGCTGCCCGACGACCCCTGGGTGCAGCTGGGCACCGCCGTCACGCTGGCCGCCGGGGTCGCCGCCGTCACCCGCTGGACCCGCTTCGGGCGCGAGGTGCGCGCCGTCGTCGACAACCGGCCGCTCGCCGTCCTCGGCGGCATCGACGCCGACCGGGTCGCCGCCGCCGGCTGGGCCTTCGGCTCCTTCACCGCCGGGCTGACCGGCATCCTGCTGGCCCCGCTGCTGCGTCTGGACCCGTACGGGCTGCCGCTGCTGGTCATGGAGGTGATGGCGGTCGCGGTGGCCGCCGGGCTGCGCAGCCTGCCGGTGGCGGTGGCCGTCGCGCTGGGCATCGGCGTCGCGCAGAGCCAGCTCACCCGGCTGCACCCGGGCGGCAGCCTGGAGCCGCTGGTGCAGGCCGTGGGCGCCAACCTGTTCGTGGTGGCGCTGCTCGTCGCGGCCCCGGCCCTGCGCGGTCTCGGCTCCGCCCGTACCGGGCCGGCCGCGTCCGACGGCGCCGCCCCGCGCACCGGCCCGCTGCCCGACCACGACGGCCGCGCCTGGCTGGTCTGCGGCATCCTCTTCCTGCTGCCCCTCGGCTTCGCGGGCGGCGACCTGCGCACCGCCGTCCAGGTACCGGCGCTCGGCGTGGTGCTGCTCTCCCTGGTCGTGGTCACCGGGCGCGGCGGCCAGATCTCGCTGGGGCAGGCCGCGTACGCCGGGCTGGGCGCCCTGTTCACCGCGCTGCTCGCGGCCGGCCGCTTCCCGGGTGTACCGGCCGTCCCCGGACTGCTCGCGCTGCTGCTGGCCGTCCTGCTGACCGCGCCGCTCGGCCTTCTTACCGGGCGGCCCGCGCTGCGCGGGCACGGCCTGGCTACGGCCCTGGCCACCCTCGCCTTCGGCGTCGCGGTCAGCCGGTTCGTCTTCGACCAGCCGTACGCCACCGCGGGCCTCACTCTCGACCGCCCCGCCGGCTTCACCGCCGACCGCGCCTACTACGTCCTGGAACTGGCGCTGCTGGGCCTCGCGCTGCTCGCCGTGGCAGCGCTGCGCCGTGGCCGCACCGGGCGCGCGCTGGCCGCGATGCGCGACCACGAGCCAGGGGCGGCCGCTGCCGGAGTGCCCGTACCGGCGCTGAAACTGGCGGCCTTTGTGGTGGGCGCCGCACTGGCCGCACTGGGCGGCGGCATGCTCGGCATGGCGCTGCGCACCTTCGACGCCACGTCCTACGACCCGGTGCGCGGCCTGCTGTGGTTCGCGGCCGTGGTCGTCCTCGGCGCCGACAGCCTGCTGGGCGCGCTCACCGCCGCGGTTCTGCTGGTCGGCCTGGACGCGGGGGCCGCGGGCGGGGCCGCCGCCGCGGTGATCGGCGTGCTCGCCGTCCTCGCCGGCCGCCTCCCGCACGGCCCGTACGCAGCTCTACGCGACGCCGCTGCCCGCCTGTTCGCCGTCCCGGAGGTGCGGCTGACTCCGCTGGGCGCGCGAGTGCGGGAGCGGTTGGCGGTGGCGCGGGAGCCGGTACGTACGAGCGCCGATGGGCGTACGTCCGAACACCGCACCCCCGAGCCCCGCGCCTCGGCTCCGCACCGCCCTCTCCCCCGTACCGCGCCCTCGCCCGTCTCCCCCGCCCCCGCCGGCCGCCTCACCGCCCGCGCCGTCCGGGCCCGCTACGACGGCTTCACCGCGCTGGACGGGGTGGACCTGACCGTCGCTCCCGGCCGGATCACCGCGCTCATCGGTCCCAACGGCGCGGGCAAGAGCACCCTGTTCCACTGCCTGTGCGGCACCCTGCGCCCGGCCGGAGGGCGGGTGCTGCTCGACGGGGCCGACATCACCCGCAGGTCCGCCCACGCGCGGGCCCGCCTCGGGCTGGCCCGGACCTTCCAGCAGCTCGCCGTGTTCGAGGGACTGAACGTGACCGAAAACGTACGGGTGGGCGCCGAGCAGAGCGGCGTGCCCGATCCGGCCGCCGCCACCACGCGCGCGCTGGACCTGCTCTCCCTGGACGGGCCACTGCGCACCGCGCCCGTAGCCGGGCTGGACACCGGCACGCTGCGTCGCGTAGAGCTGGCGCGCGCCGTCGCGGGCCGTCCGCGCACGCTGCTGCTGGACGAGCCCGCGGCGGGTCTGGACAGTGCGGAAGTGGCGGCGCTGGCCGATGTGCTGCGCACACTGGCGGCCGACGGCACCGCGCTGCTGGTCGTCGAGCACGATCTCGATCTCGTCGCCGGACTGGCCGACACGGTGTACGCGATGGCGGCCGGCCGGATCGTGGCCCGCGGCCCTGCCCATCAGGTCCTGGCGGAGCGGGGCAGATCAGCGGGGCTGGCGGAGCCGGGCGCATGA
- a CDS encoding GvpL/GvpF family gas vesicle protein, with protein MSTHGAELMYTYAVARAGCRPPDGLLGVADAPVETVTEGALAALVSRVPAADFDEEALRAHLEDMAWLERTARAHRSVVDTAAAEFCVLPLRLVTVHRDARGVRQVLAQRAEEFLSALVSLDGRMEWGVKAYVEDPGTAKPPVPATGSARQAPADGSGRDFLRRRLAHRQAQEQSQRRADELAGAAHEALDKFAERSRLHRPQDPRLSGVSGRNVLNGAYLIPRDQAGAFAGLVGELADRSPGVRIELTGPWAPYSFTQAPQPPEAGGETGPGGAV; from the coding sequence TTGAGCACGCACGGCGCCGAGCTGATGTACACCTACGCCGTCGCACGGGCCGGCTGCCGTCCGCCGGACGGGCTGCTCGGCGTCGCGGACGCACCCGTGGAGACCGTCACGGAGGGCGCGCTGGCCGCCCTGGTCTCCCGGGTGCCGGCCGCCGACTTCGACGAGGAGGCACTGCGCGCGCACCTGGAGGACATGGCGTGGCTGGAGCGGACCGCCCGCGCGCACCGCAGCGTGGTGGACACCGCCGCCGCGGAGTTCTGCGTACTGCCACTGCGCCTGGTGACCGTCCACCGCGACGCGCGCGGGGTGCGGCAGGTGCTGGCGCAGCGCGCCGAGGAATTCCTGAGCGCGCTGGTGAGCCTGGACGGCCGGATGGAGTGGGGTGTCAAGGCGTACGTCGAGGACCCCGGCACCGCCAAACCGCCCGTGCCCGCGACCGGTTCGGCGCGTCAGGCGCCGGCCGACGGCTCCGGGCGCGACTTCCTGCGCCGGCGGCTCGCCCACCGGCAGGCCCAGGAGCAGAGCCAGCGGCGCGCCGACGAGCTGGCCGGCGCCGCCCACGAGGCGCTGGACAAGTTCGCCGAGCGCAGCCGCCTGCACCGCCCCCAGGACCCCCGGCTGTCCGGGGTCAGCGGGCGCAATGTGCTCAACGGCGCGTATCTGATCCCCCGCGACCAAGCGGGCGCGTTCGCGGGCCTGGTGGGCGAGCTGGCGGACCGCAGTCCCGGCGTACGGATCGAGCTGACCGGGCCGTGGGCCCCGTACTCCTTCACACAGGCGCCGCAGCCGCCGGAAGCTGGCGGGGAAACCGGTCCCGGCGGTGCCGTATGA
- a CDS encoding helix-turn-helix transcriptional regulator, whose product MLETSARLLRLLSLLQAHRAWTGADLADRLGVTPRTVRRDVERLRELGYPVHSAPGTAGGYQLGAGADLPPLLLDDEEAVAVAVGLRTAAVGGVEGIEETSVRALAKLEQVLPNRLRRRVSALTTFTVPMLGAAGGPRVEAAVLTELANACRDSERLRFAYAAHDGTVSRRTVEPHRLVSAQRRWYLVAWDVDRADWRTFRADRITPTPPHGPRFTPRPAPADDLAAYVSQGVSTRAYAERATIVLHAPAEEAAQRITPADGVIEPLDDHRCLLRTGAHHLDVLVIHIVLMGFDFEVREPPELAGRIEEIRDRLSRALGPAPPPSPAGNLPAPARPAE is encoded by the coding sequence ATGTTGGAGACCTCGGCACGACTGCTCCGCCTGCTCTCCCTGCTGCAGGCACACCGCGCGTGGACGGGCGCGGATCTCGCCGACCGGCTCGGCGTGACCCCGCGCACCGTCCGCCGCGATGTCGAGCGCCTGCGCGAACTGGGCTACCCCGTCCACTCGGCCCCCGGCACCGCCGGGGGCTATCAACTGGGCGCGGGCGCCGACCTGCCACCGCTGCTCCTCGACGACGAGGAGGCGGTGGCAGTCGCCGTCGGGCTGCGCACCGCGGCCGTCGGCGGCGTCGAGGGCATCGAGGAGACCTCCGTACGGGCCCTGGCCAAGCTGGAACAGGTGCTGCCGAACCGGCTGCGCCGCCGCGTCAGCGCCCTCACCACCTTCACCGTCCCCATGCTCGGCGCCGCGGGCGGACCCCGGGTCGAGGCCGCGGTCCTCACCGAACTGGCCAACGCCTGCCGGGACAGCGAGCGGCTGCGCTTCGCCTACGCGGCCCACGACGGTACGGTCAGCCGCCGCACCGTGGAGCCGCACCGCCTGGTGTCGGCGCAGCGCCGCTGGTACCTCGTGGCCTGGGACGTGGACCGCGCGGACTGGCGGACGTTCCGCGCCGACCGCATCACCCCCACCCCGCCGCACGGCCCGCGCTTCACTCCGCGCCCGGCCCCCGCCGACGACCTCGCCGCCTACGTCTCGCAGGGCGTGTCCACCCGCGCGTACGCCGAGCGGGCCACCATCGTGCTGCACGCCCCCGCCGAGGAGGCCGCTCAGCGCATCACCCCGGCCGACGGCGTCATCGAACCGCTCGACGACCACCGCTGCCTGCTGCGCACCGGCGCCCACCACCTGGACGTGCTGGTGATCCACATCGTCCTGATGGGCTTCGACTTCGAGGTCCGCGAACCGCCCGAACTGGCCGGGCGGATCGAGGAGATCAGGGACCGGCTGTCCCGGGCCCTGGGCCCGGCTCCGCCTCCGTCTCCCGCGGGGAATCTTCCGGCGCCGGCGCGTCCGGCGGAGTGA
- a CDS encoding gas vesicle protein K has translation MTRRVELDEDTVERDLVRLVLTVVELLHQLMERQALRRVDQGDLTEDQEERIGLTLMLLERRMGELCERYGIGKDELNLDLGPLGPLLPRE, from the coding sequence GTGACCCGGCGCGTCGAACTGGACGAGGACACCGTCGAACGCGACCTGGTACGGCTCGTGCTGACGGTGGTGGAACTGCTGCACCAGCTCATGGAACGGCAGGCGCTGCGCCGTGTGGACCAGGGCGATCTGACCGAGGACCAGGAGGAGCGGATCGGTCTGACGCTGATGCTGCTGGAGCGGCGGATGGGCGAGCTGTGCGAGCGCTACGGCATCGGCAAGGACGAACTGAATCTGGACCTGGGCCCATTGGGCCCTCTGCTGCCACGGGAGTGA
- a CDS encoding ABC transporter substrate-binding protein: MRARRAAEAAGAAGAALLLALTAACGSRLPESAFEDRRGTPATGPAREPITVGIITSTTSPVGGEAFTGPRDGALAYFAALNRNGGVNGRPVRPVTCDDGGSGVGNNECVRKLLTDEKVFALVATTALDYAGAPRVSAAGVPDIGGQPVGAAYDTYPHLYGIYGSQAPRDGKAPGWGGTLYGGTEVYRYFKRVQKARSAAVVSYNQAASAAYARLIVRGLEAEGYDVTTEQVDFALPNFPAVAAGLRDRGADLVFDALDTHGNARLCEAMDAAGVRPTAKVTNVQNWSDVVAKDYKDSPGCRNALWATGASRNYDDQGSGPGSAAVREFRAGMARYAKGRPLSQWQLEGWAAAMWFADAARSCGAEVTRACVERFVADGPPYTARGLLLPASFRPRPEPPATDRTCLSVARWRDGARGGKGGWVTQGDMDTTCFTVPQLPYRP; the protein is encoded by the coding sequence ATGCGAGCGCGCCGGGCTGCTGAGGCGGCCGGTGCCGCCGGAGCGGCGCTGCTGCTCGCACTGACCGCGGCCTGTGGCAGCCGGCTCCCGGAGAGCGCCTTCGAGGACCGCCGGGGCACGCCCGCGACCGGCCCGGCACGCGAGCCGATCACCGTGGGGATCATCACCAGCACGACGAGTCCGGTGGGCGGCGAGGCGTTCACCGGACCGCGGGACGGCGCGCTGGCGTACTTCGCCGCGCTCAACCGGAACGGCGGTGTCAACGGGCGGCCGGTACGCCCGGTCACCTGCGACGACGGGGGCAGCGGCGTCGGCAACAACGAGTGCGTGCGCAAACTGCTCACCGACGAGAAGGTGTTCGCGCTGGTCGCGACCACCGCGCTGGACTACGCGGGTGCGCCCCGGGTCTCCGCCGCCGGCGTTCCCGACATCGGCGGGCAGCCGGTCGGCGCCGCGTACGACACATATCCGCACCTGTACGGGATCTACGGCAGCCAGGCGCCGCGGGACGGCAAGGCGCCGGGCTGGGGCGGCACGCTCTACGGCGGCACGGAGGTCTACCGCTACTTCAAGCGCGTACAGAAGGCCCGCAGCGCCGCGGTCGTCTCCTACAACCAGGCGGCGTCCGCCGCGTACGCCCGGCTGATCGTGCGCGGTCTGGAGGCCGAGGGGTACGACGTGACCACCGAACAGGTGGACTTCGCGCTGCCCAACTTCCCGGCGGTCGCCGCCGGGCTGCGCGACCGGGGCGCCGACCTGGTCTTCGACGCGCTGGACACGCACGGCAACGCGCGGCTGTGCGAGGCGATGGACGCGGCGGGCGTCCGGCCCACGGCGAAAGTAACGAATGTGCAGAATTGGTCGGATGTGGTCGCCAAGGACTACAAGGACTCGCCGGGCTGTCGCAACGCTCTGTGGGCCACGGGTGCCAGCCGCAACTACGACGATCAGGGGAGCGGGCCGGGCAGCGCGGCGGTACGGGAATTCCGCGCCGGAATGGCCCGCTACGCCAAGGGCCGGCCGTTGTCGCAGTGGCAGCTGGAGGGCTGGGCGGCGGCGATGTGGTTCGCCGATGCGGCGCGCTCGTGCGGGGCGGAGGTCACCCGCGCGTGCGTGGAGCGCTTCGTCGCCGACGGTCCGCCGTACACCGCCCGCGGCCTGCTGCTTCCCGCCTCGTTCCGGCCCCGGCCCGAGCCGCCGGCCACCGACCGGACCTGTCTGTCGGTCGCCCGCTGGCGGGACGGGGCCCGTGGCGGCAAGGGCGGCTGGGTCACCCAGGGCGACATGGACACCACCTGCTTCACCGTGCCGCAGCTGCCGTACCGGCCCTGA
- a CDS encoding ATP-binding cassette domain-containing protein → MSVEAALYAARVRYGSLEALHGVDLLVPAACVTVLLGRNGSGRTTALRALAGTVPLTAGRVVWRGTDITRVPAHARARRGLTLVPDRGAVFGSLSVAEQLELAAPDGVIGPALDAYPALRALLGRRAGTLSGGEQRMLAVARALAGTARLLLLDEPTQGMSPEATARTYALFGGLAAAGRTVLVAEQALPPGLCRAATVAYVLRRGGVAFSGEPAEAARFPWTGGPQPSPRR, encoded by the coding sequence ATGAGTGTCGAGGCCGCCCTGTACGCGGCGCGCGTGCGTTACGGCTCGCTGGAGGCGCTGCACGGCGTCGACCTGCTTGTTCCGGCGGCGTGCGTCACGGTGCTGCTCGGGCGCAACGGCTCGGGCCGCACCACGGCTCTGCGCGCGCTGGCGGGCACCGTGCCGCTCACCGCCGGGCGCGTCGTGTGGCGCGGTACGGACATCACCCGGGTCCCCGCGCACGCCCGCGCACGCCGCGGGCTCACGCTGGTGCCCGACCGCGGCGCGGTGTTCGGTTCGCTCTCCGTCGCCGAACAGCTCGAACTCGCCGCGCCGGACGGAGTGATCGGCCCGGCCCTGGACGCCTACCCGGCGCTGCGCGCGCTGCTCGGCCGCCGGGCGGGCACGCTGTCCGGCGGCGAGCAGCGGATGCTCGCCGTGGCCCGCGCGCTGGCCGGCACCGCCCGGCTGCTCCTCCTGGACGAGCCCACGCAGGGCATGTCACCGGAGGCCACGGCACGTACGTACGCGCTGTTCGGCGGCCTGGCAGCCGCCGGGCGCACGGTCCTGGTCGCCGAGCAGGCGCTGCCGCCCGGCCTGTGCCGGGCGGCGACCGTGGCGTACGTCCTGCGGCGCGGCGGCGTCGCCTTCAGCGGCGAGCCGGCCGAGGCCGCCCGCTTCCCGTGGACCGGCGGTCCGCAGCCCTCACCCCGGCGGTGA
- a CDS encoding transglycosylase family protein — protein MSRTFRTLKPERLAKAGRLRAAVLSFVPAVVLLCVPAGAQARDTEQNLPSPAGCSLSRGVWNCIAECESGGDWRKNTGNTYFGGLQFRQSTWKEHGGLAYAPRADLASREQQIAVARRVQRVQGWSAWPYCAKRFGLGKRSLAPGGSPPG, from the coding sequence ATGTCCCGTACTTTTCGAACGCTGAAACCCGAGCGTCTCGCGAAAGCAGGCCGCCTCAGAGCGGCCGTCCTGTCCTTCGTCCCGGCCGTCGTCCTGCTGTGCGTGCCCGCCGGCGCGCAGGCGCGGGACACGGAGCAGAACCTGCCGTCCCCGGCCGGCTGTTCCCTGTCCCGGGGAGTCTGGAACTGCATCGCCGAGTGCGAGAGCGGTGGCGACTGGCGCAAGAACACCGGAAACACCTACTTCGGGGGACTGCAGTTCCGGCAGTCGACCTGGAAGGAGCACGGCGGCCTGGCCTACGCGCCGCGCGCCGACCTCGCCAGCCGCGAGCAGCAGATCGCCGTCGCACGGCGGGTGCAGCGCGTGCAGGGCTGGTCGGCCTGGCCGTACTGCGCCAAGCGGTTCGGACTCGGCAAGCGGAGCCTGGCGCCCGGCGGATCACCGCCGGGGTGA
- a CDS encoding LysM peptidoglycan-binding domain-containing protein, producing the protein MPFTKGVIRRDIAALAGAALIAPLALVAATAGPAQAADAGVWDRIARCESGGNWHINTGNGFSGGLQFTHGTWRAHGGTAYAPTAAQASRAQQIAVASRVQANQGWGAWPTCAARAGAHGSAPKAPKAHRSGKQSSRQYVRKDVRRDVRAKVGKKARGTGGYADRGRIRAGGGYTVRQGDTLSSIAAAHNTAWQRLYAANRAAIGGNPHLIVPGQRLSV; encoded by the coding sequence ATGCCTTTCACGAAGGGCGTCATACGTCGTGACATCGCCGCGCTGGCAGGGGCGGCACTGATCGCCCCGCTCGCGCTGGTGGCCGCCACCGCTGGACCGGCGCAGGCGGCGGACGCCGGAGTGTGGGACCGCATCGCCCGCTGCGAGAGCGGCGGCAACTGGCACATCAACACGGGCAACGGCTTCTCGGGTGGCCTGCAGTTCACCCACGGCACCTGGCGCGCGCACGGCGGTACGGCCTACGCGCCGACCGCCGCCCAGGCCAGCCGCGCCCAGCAGATCGCCGTGGCCTCCCGGGTCCAGGCCAACCAGGGCTGGGGAGCCTGGCCCACCTGCGCCGCCCGCGCCGGTGCCCACGGCAGCGCCCCCAAGGCGCCGAAGGCACACCGGTCGGGCAAGCAAAGCAGCCGGCAGTACGTGCGCAAGGACGTCCGCCGCGACGTACGCGCCAAGGTCGGCAAGAAGGCACGCGGTACGGGCGGGTACGCCGACCGCGGCCGCATCCGGGCCGGTGGCGGGTACACGGTGCGGCAGGGCGACACGCTCAGCTCGATCGCGGCCGCGCACAACACGGCCTGGCAGCGGCTCTACGCGGCGAACCGGGCCGCCATCGGCGGCAACCCGCATCTGATCGTCCCGGGGCAGCGGCTCAGCGTCTGA
- a CDS encoding gas vesicle protein has protein sequence MSSQVPSPYGSSNGGANLADILERVLDKGVVIAGDIRINLLDIELLTIKLRLIVASVERAEEMGIDWWRDDPSLSSGARRRELARENERLRERIAALEEQEPREEIT, from the coding sequence ATGAGTTCCCAGGTCCCCTCCCCCTACGGCTCCTCCAACGGCGGCGCCAACCTCGCCGACATCCTCGAACGCGTCCTGGACAAGGGCGTGGTGATCGCCGGTGACATCCGCATCAACCTGCTCGACATCGAGCTGCTCACGATCAAGCTGCGGCTGATCGTGGCCTCGGTGGAGCGGGCCGAGGAGATGGGCATCGACTGGTGGCGGGACGATCCGTCGCTGTCCTCCGGCGCCCGGCGCCGGGAACTCGCCCGGGAGAACGAGCGGCTGCGCGAGCGGATCGCCGCCCTGGAGGAGCAGGAGCCGCGAGAGGAGATCACTTGA
- a CDS encoding gas vesicle protein has protein sequence MTAPVPASEPGHPLADRQIALVDLLDRLLAGGAVIAGDLTLRIAEVDLVRIDLRALISSVNANIPSPFEALGPNAEEEVAP, from the coding sequence ATGACCGCTCCGGTGCCCGCCTCCGAGCCGGGCCATCCGCTGGCCGACCGGCAGATCGCGCTGGTCGACCTGCTGGACCGGCTGCTGGCGGGCGGCGCGGTCATCGCGGGCGACCTCACGCTGCGCATCGCCGAGGTGGACCTCGTCCGTATCGATCTGCGGGCCCTGATCAGCTCGGTCAATGCCAACATTCCGTCGCCCTTCGAGGCACTGGGGCCAAACGCCGAGGAGGAGGTGGCGCCGTGA